Below is a window of Planococcus rifietoensis DNA.
CTGTTGCAGCTATGTTCTTGACGACTGAAGCAGTTGTCGCCGACATCCCTGAACCAGCAGGACAAGGTGGCGGCATGCCTGATATGGGCGGCATGGGCGGCATGATGTAAGTCATCAGCCCATTTAGAAAAATCCCCTCTCACATAATGTGAGAGGGGATTTTTTGTGTTTGAATCACAAGGGCAATGAATTCTACTTCCTTGAAGTATACTGAAAAACCGGATCCATCAACTCAAACTCATAGCTCTCACTATTGACCTTCCCGAGAACTTTTTCACTATCGTAAAGCTCAAGCATAAACTGTGCCATCTCTTTTGCGGTATGGAACTTTTGCACATTGTCGCCATAGCTGAAGTCATCAAGTTCCCGCGCCGTTTTCACGAATTCGGTTTCGGTCATGGATGGCGCGAGTATTTTAACTTTCAACCGAGCTCCGTTATCCTGCAGTTCCTGGGCAAGGCCTTCTGTAAATGCGCTCACGTAAAATTTGGTCGCAGCGTATGTAACGGCATTTGGCACGAGTCTGTAGCCTAAGTCAGATGATACGTTGATGAGCTGTGCGCCTTCTTGGTCCGCGTAGTCGC
It encodes the following:
- a CDS encoding SDR family NAD(P)-dependent oxidoreductase translates to MKYTVITGASSGIGYEAALAFATRGKNLILVARREAELNNLKEKIQSMNSELDVVIKPTDLSESEQVHALYESLKEYDIETFVNNAGFGNSATVAEQDVTKTEKMLRVNVEALTTLSTLYVRDYADQEGAQLINVSSDLGYRLVPNAVTYAATKFYVSAFTEGLAQELQDNGARLKVKILAPSMTETEFVKTARELDDFSYGDNVQKFHTAKEMAQFMLELYDSEKVLGKVNSESYEFELMDPVFQYTSRK